The Panicum hallii strain FIL2 chromosome 5, PHallii_v3.1, whole genome shotgun sequence genome contains the following window.
CGTTTGAAACTCTGTAGAACCAGGTTTGCACTAAGCTTTGTTCTTATTGTGTAATAAATCTCATCTTGTTTTCCTGATCTCCATTCAACGTCTGTGTGTAATATCTGATGCTCCAATGCAAAATGATCCTGTATGCATGTATGAGATATGGTTGTATAGTGTTTGAATCGGGTGAAACCCAATGGACTATTGGATTTGTTTCGTTTTATGAGCGTTAGCTGGATTAACTTAGGCGATCAGGCACTCTTAAGTCAAGATAAATTGGTCGGTTCCGCCACAAATTGTTTCTGGACGTCGGACGCTCTAATCCTTTTTTTAAACTGCGGACGCTCTAATCTTTTTCTAAACTGCAGACGCCCTAATCTTAGTATTACCGTAATTTAGATGGAGGACTGTTTTCGACTACTAGCAGTAAGCAGTGAATACAATGTTCATGTCGGTTCGATAGCTTTGGTGGTGCGTGGGGATCCCCTTTACCATTCATTTTTTCTGTTAAAAAAACTTTGGTGCGACGTTCTGCGTTCCGGTAGTGGATTTATTTGCTTGAATTAATTCTCTCTAGTGGCGTGCCCACACGGTCTTTATTCTTCCTTGCATCCATATGCCAATTAACGAATGAACTCACAAAGCGAGGAGTCAATTCCTATTTTCACCTCGGTACTCTGCTGCTGGCATGGAAAGCGCAGCACACGAAGAGTCCTCATCAGTCATCGTCTCATCGATGCTCAGGCGGATCGATGGGGGCGGCGATCCATTAATTGCAGGGATCAATCCTCCATTCCCCCTATATATATACGTACACTGcagagtgagagagagagagagagagagagagagcataCACACAACAGTACAATACAGATCCAGTTGCAAAAGTTCCAATGGCGAAGGTCCCAAAAGCCGACGAGATCCGTTGCATGAACCTGACGGCTGCTGCGTCCTGCGTCTTCCACTTCAAGGTCGAAGGCTACTCCTTCACCAGGGAGGCTGCCAAGAGCGCCTTCCTCCACTGCTACAAGTCGGATAAGTTCAGCGTCGGTGGCTATGACTGGCAAGTCCGCTACCACCCCGACGGCGAGGCTTCCGGCTGCTTCGACCTCGTCCTCCAACTTCTGTGCCTAGCAGAGGAGGATGTGGCGGTGAGGTTCGCGTGCACGGTGCTGTGCAAGTCCGGAGACCCCTTAAAAGAAATGGAGGTGGCCGCAACGGGCAACATACTAGGTTTTTGCGACGAGACGG
Protein-coding sequences here:
- the LOC112892646 gene encoding BTB/POZ and MATH domain-containing protein 2-like, which translates into the protein MAKVPKADEIRCMNLTAAASCVFHFKVEGYSFTREAAKSAFLHCYKSDKFSVGGYDWQVRYHPDGEASGCFDLVLQLLCLAEEDVAVRFACTVLCKSGDPLKEMEVAATGNILGFCDETVFAPRELRVSMGHGEAAEFVMVDCLALHYTISVLKKPF